The genomic region GAACCTGGTAGCCGTCGCGCGCTTCCGGGTGGGTGCCCGCGAAGCCGGGCTCTCCGACGTCGCCCTGCAGGGAAACTTCATCAGGTTCTCCCCGGCGCAGCTGCCCGAATCGAAGACCATGCGGCTCAACCGCATGTACCCGGGCGCGCAGTCCAAGCCTGCCCTCGACGCCGTGCTCATCCCCAAGCCGAAAACGGCAAGGATCGGCGGCCGCGACCTGCAGGACGCCGAAATCCTGGAATGGGCCGACGGGGTCATCCGCAACATCTTCGCCGACGCCCCGGTCCCGCTCGAAGCCACGAAGGGCTAGCCGTGATGGGAGGACACCACGCCGCGTCGGGAGCCGCGGCGTGGGTGGCTGTTGCCGCGACGGGGCCGTACACCCTGGGCTGGTACCCGCTGGACGCCACCGGCGTGCTGATCGGCGGCATGGCGACGGCGGGCACCGCCCTGGTGTGCGACTGGGACCACCGCTCCAGCACCGTGGCACACTCGCTGCCGCCGCTGTCCAACATGATCGCCCTGGGCATCGAGAACGCCAGCGGCGGCCACCGGCAGGGCACGCATTCGGTGCTGGGGGCAGCCATGTTCGTGCTGCTCGCCGCGGTTGCGGCGCAGATCCAGGTGGACACGCCATGGGGTGTGCTGTCCCTTGGTGCCGGGCTGCTGTGCATGTTCATGATCAACATCGCCGCCAAGGCGCTGAAACTGTTTCCAAAGTCCGGGTGGATCACCAACTGGGTCTTTGCCTTGGTCATGGCCGGCCTGGTGACCTGGTTCGCGCCCCACCAGTGGACCTGGCTGCCCATGTCCATGCTGATCGGCGTGGTGGTCCACATCGTGGGGGACATGGTGACCACCGGCGGTGTTCCGCTCCTCTGGCCGCTGGTGATCAAACCGCCAAGGTTCCTGCGCCGGATGTGGGTGTTGAGGAACTTCTGGCGGCCCAACGGCGCCTTCTCGATCCCGCTGCTCGGCCGGGCAGG from Arthrobacter globiformis harbors:
- a CDS encoding metal-dependent hydrolase; translated protein: MGGHHAASGAAAWVAVAATGPYTLGWYPLDATGVLIGGMATAGTALVCDWDHRSSTVAHSLPPLSNMIALGIENASGGHRQGTHSVLGAAMFVLLAAVAAQIQVDTPWGVLSLGAGLLCMFMINIAAKALKLFPKSGWITNWVFALVMAGLVTWFAPHQWTWLPMSMLIGVVVHIVGDMVTTGGVPLLWPLVIKPPRFLRRMWVLRNFWRPNGAFSIPLLGRAGSRREWLVLIPVSGYAMVGMCLAAWSLAGAHFPAVLALAGRLASSMLGLP